A single Comamonas sp. NLF-1-9 DNA region contains:
- a CDS encoding MBL fold metallo-hydrolase: MTQSTSTLLPEMTVFERSWLSANNILFHGPQETALVDSGYHSDAEATVQLVARQLGARPLQRLLNTHLHSDHCGGNAALQARWGALHTEIPPDQLAQVRAWDPVALSYEPTGQYCPPFRADAVLKPGGETQLGGRAWQIHAAPGHDPHAIMLFEPVSRILISGDALWENGFGVVFPELAGESGFDEVDATLAQIERLAPATIIPGHGRVFADVDAALARARSRLAFFRANPDKHALHAAKVLLTYKLMEWKHQDLEQAYEWMARTDCFQGVLRRFFPDAPARPWFDAMVQALTQAGVLRLQGGVLHDAS; the protein is encoded by the coding sequence ATGACCCAATCCACATCGACGCTTTTGCCCGAAATGACCGTGTTCGAGCGCAGCTGGTTGTCGGCAAACAATATCCTCTTTCACGGACCGCAGGAGACGGCGCTGGTCGACAGTGGCTACCACAGCGACGCCGAGGCGACGGTGCAGCTCGTCGCCCGGCAGCTCGGTGCGCGGCCGCTGCAGCGGCTGCTCAACACCCATCTACACAGCGACCACTGCGGCGGCAATGCCGCGCTGCAGGCGCGCTGGGGCGCGCTGCACACCGAGATTCCGCCGGACCAACTGGCCCAGGTGCGCGCGTGGGATCCGGTCGCGCTCTCCTACGAGCCCACGGGGCAGTATTGCCCGCCGTTTCGCGCCGATGCGGTACTGAAACCGGGGGGCGAGACGCAACTGGGCGGGCGCGCCTGGCAGATCCATGCGGCGCCCGGGCACGATCCGCACGCCATCATGCTGTTCGAGCCCGTCTCGCGCATCCTGATCTCGGGCGACGCGCTCTGGGAGAATGGCTTCGGCGTGGTCTTCCCGGAGCTTGCCGGTGAAAGCGGTTTCGACGAGGTGGACGCGACGCTCGCGCAGATCGAGCGGCTGGCGCCCGCAACCATCATCCCGGGGCATGGCCGGGTGTTTGCGGACGTGGACGCGGCGCTGGCGCGCGCGCGCAGCCGGCTCGCCTTCTTTCGCGCCAACCCGGACAAGCATGCGCTGCACGCGGCCAAGGTGCTGCTCACCTACAAACTCATGGAATGGAAGCACCAGGATCTGGAGCAGGCCTACGAGTGGATGGCCCGGACCGATTGCTTTCAGGGCGTGCTGCGGCGCTTTTTCCCCGATGCCCCCGCGCGCCCGTGGTTTGACGCCATGGTGCAGGCGCTGACCCAGGCGGGCGTGCTGCGCCTGCAGGGCGGCGTGCTCCACGACGCGAGCTGA
- a CDS encoding TonB-dependent siderophore receptor, with the protein MSQRSSALRPSSLRLASRVAAGLSAAALLPVAAHAQAVASGATLPTVTVQEEAIDPNPNAEVGAPYKAKTSADVRHTKPLAETPQTISVITSSAIEDSGQTDLKQILATQPGITLGTGENGNAFGDRYIIRGQEARSDVFVDGLRDPGMTTRESFAVEQVEVTKGPNSSFAGRGSAGGAVNLVTKQATTDMDFTRINAGVGTDSHYRLTGDTNRVFTDSFALRANALLGSEGVPGRSGSKRERNGLALSGLWTLTPDLSINLDYYGLRAKDKRPDLGYFLVGDPPNRRPASRVPLYAQDQDFIASDVDTLTARINYQINPELKLISLTRYGSSKNGYGTTGASMRDTVDAAGNVLFPAITLDGGHTGWQDVSYFAHQSNLRWDADLAGMLHAFIFGIEYTDHRVLSGNYGIANTRAPNCRTRGRDGSVPAANNSWCITGAGGALLSDQLGSFLGRSYTRQGWQRDWRVKTTSLYVMDTVDIDAHWSAFGGLRADHYRLSMPTRNNLTGASTGDYGFSDTLVNGHLGVSYKLNAQGMVYASMGSAQDINGGEPDTGTSSGYGGLVVYNGSAAGARPETSINLEIGTKWNLLDDKLLATAALFQSTKRDVMEGADYGTTGTFNTGKNRVRGVEFALAGNLTPRLQLQAGVALMQSRVLASSNAANVGLPLSNFANRSAVLQGKYQLTPELSLGAAARYESGRCGGQPDTGADYANGMCRQPVPGFSSYDLFASYRFNKHASLRLNVLNVTNKDYFTAVYRSGAFLYKGDGRSARLTLDIEL; encoded by the coding sequence ATGTCCCAACGATCTTCTGCCCTGCGCCCCTCCAGTTTGCGTCTTGCCAGCCGCGTGGCCGCCGGCCTTTCGGCCGCCGCTCTGCTGCCGGTGGCAGCCCATGCCCAGGCGGTGGCCAGCGGCGCCACCCTGCCCACGGTCACGGTGCAGGAAGAGGCGATAGACCCCAACCCCAATGCCGAGGTGGGCGCACCCTACAAGGCCAAGACCTCGGCCGACGTGCGCCACACCAAGCCGCTGGCCGAAACGCCGCAAACGATTTCGGTGATCACCAGCTCGGCCATCGAGGATTCGGGCCAGACCGACCTCAAGCAGATCCTGGCGACCCAGCCCGGCATCACCCTGGGCACGGGCGAAAACGGCAACGCCTTTGGTGACCGCTACATCATCCGCGGGCAGGAAGCGCGCTCGGACGTCTTCGTCGATGGCCTGCGCGACCCCGGCATGACCACGCGCGAGAGCTTTGCGGTAGAGCAGGTCGAGGTGACCAAGGGACCGAACTCGAGCTTTGCGGGACGCGGTTCGGCCGGCGGCGCGGTCAATCTCGTGACCAAGCAGGCGACGACCGACATGGACTTCACCCGCATCAACGCGGGCGTGGGCACCGACAGCCACTATCGCCTGACGGGCGACACCAACCGCGTCTTCACCGACAGTTTTGCGCTGCGCGCCAACGCGCTGCTGGGCAGCGAAGGCGTGCCCGGGCGCAGCGGCTCCAAACGCGAGCGCAACGGCCTGGCGCTTTCGGGCCTGTGGACGCTCACGCCCGACTTGTCGATCAATCTGGACTACTACGGCCTGCGCGCCAAGGACAAGCGCCCCGACCTGGGCTACTTCCTGGTCGGCGATCCGCCCAACCGCCGCCCCGCCAGCCGGGTGCCGCTGTACGCGCAGGACCAGGACTTCATCGCCTCGGACGTGGATACGCTCACCGCGCGCATCAACTACCAGATCAACCCCGAGCTCAAGCTCATCAGCCTCACGCGCTACGGCAGCTCGAAGAACGGCTACGGCACCACCGGCGCCTCGATGAGGGACACGGTAGACGCCGCCGGCAACGTGCTGTTTCCCGCGATCACGCTGGACGGCGGGCATACCGGCTGGCAAGACGTGTCCTACTTCGCGCACCAGAGCAATCTGCGCTGGGACGCAGACCTCGCCGGCATGCTGCATGCATTCATCTTCGGCATCGAATACACCGACCACCGCGTGCTCTCGGGCAATTACGGCATTGCCAACACCCGCGCGCCCAACTGCCGCACCCGCGGGCGCGACGGCAGCGTACCCGCGGCCAACAACAGCTGGTGCATCACCGGCGCGGGCGGCGCCCTGCTGAGCGATCAGCTCGGCAGTTTTCTCGGGCGCAGCTACACCCGCCAGGGCTGGCAGCGCGACTGGCGCGTGAAGACCACCTCGCTCTACGTGATGGACACCGTGGACATCGACGCCCACTGGAGCGCCTTCGGCGGCCTGCGCGCCGACCACTACCGCCTGAGCATGCCCACGCGCAACAACCTCACCGGCGCGAGCACCGGCGACTACGGCTTCAGCGACACCCTGGTCAACGGCCATCTGGGCGTGAGTTACAAGCTCAACGCCCAGGGCATGGTCTACGCCAGCATGGGCAGCGCCCAGGACATCAACGGCGGCGAACCCGACACCGGCACCAGCAGCGGCTACGGCGGCCTGGTGGTGTACAACGGCAGCGCGGCGGGCGCACGCCCCGAGACATCGATCAACCTGGAAATCGGCACCAAGTGGAATCTGCTCGACGACAAGCTGCTGGCCACCGCCGCGCTGTTCCAGAGCACCAAGCGCGATGTGATGGAAGGGGCGGACTACGGCACCACCGGCACCTTCAACACCGGCAAGAACCGGGTGCGCGGGGTCGAGTTCGCCCTTGCCGGCAATCTCACGCCGCGCCTGCAATTGCAGGCCGGCGTGGCGCTGATGCAGTCGCGGGTGCTCGCATCGAGCAATGCCGCCAACGTCGGCTTGCCGCTGTCCAACTTCGCCAACCGCAGCGCGGTGCTGCAGGGCAAGTACCAGCTCACGCCCGAGCTGAGCCTGGGCGCTGCCGCGCGCTACGAAAGCGGGCGCTGCGGCGGCCAGCCCGACACCGGCGCCGACTATGCCAACGGCATGTGCCGCCAGCCGGTGCCCGGTTTCAGCAGCTACGACCTGTTTGCCAGCTACCGCTTCAACAAGCACGCATCGCTGCGGCTGAACGTGCTCAACGTCACCAACAAGGACTACTTCACCGCGGTCTACCGCTCCGGGGCCTTCCTCTACAAGGGCGACGGGCGTTCGGCGCGGCTGACGCTGGACATCGAACTGTGA
- a CDS encoding Fe2+-dependent dioxygenase, whose product MLISIDQVLTKDEVRQFRQELDAAEWHQGAATAGTLAKAVKHNEQIADGSELALRLGQQILRRLAQTPLFISAALPHTIYPPKFNRYRNGGTYGAHVDSAMMFLPGSNEQMRTDLSATLFLAEPEEYDGGVLEVEGPFGVQEVKLPAGDMVLYPSSSLHRVTPVTRGARVASFFWMQSLVADEAERTLLFDLDQSVQQITPLLAPDDMRLVQLTGVYHNLLRRWGKP is encoded by the coding sequence ATGCTGATCTCCATAGACCAGGTACTCACCAAGGACGAAGTGCGCCAGTTTCGCCAGGAGCTGGACGCTGCCGAATGGCACCAGGGCGCCGCCACCGCAGGCACCCTGGCCAAGGCGGTCAAGCACAACGAACAGATTGCCGACGGAAGCGAACTGGCGCTGCGCCTGGGCCAGCAGATCCTGCGCCGCCTGGCGCAGACACCGCTGTTCATCAGCGCCGCGCTGCCCCACACCATCTACCCGCCCAAGTTCAACCGCTACCGCAATGGCGGTACCTACGGCGCGCACGTGGACAGCGCCATGATGTTCTTGCCGGGCAGCAATGAGCAGATGCGCACCGATTTGTCGGCCACGCTGTTTCTGGCCGAACCCGAGGAATACGACGGCGGCGTGCTGGAAGTGGAAGGCCCGTTTGGCGTGCAGGAGGTGAAGCTGCCCGCAGGCGACATGGTGCTCTACCCGTCGAGCAGCCTGCACCGCGTCACGCCCGTCACGCGCGGCGCGCGCGTGGCCTCATTCTTCTGGATGCAAAGCCTGGTAGCCGACGAGGCCGAGCGCACCCTGCTCTTTGACCTGGACCAGAGCGTGCAGCAGATCACGCCGCTGCTGGCACCGGACGACATGCGGCTGGTGCAGCTCACCGGGGTCTATCACAACCTGCTCAGGCGCTGGGGCAAGCCCTGA
- a CDS encoding alpha-hydroxy acid oxidase: protein MSTPPAPERIPPGIANALDYERLAAQALPAGHLAYIAGGSGEDLTVSANRAAFGRWAILPRVLRDVRAGHTRLALNGATLPHPFVLAPVAHGLLAHPQAELASARAAQATGACIVPSTLSSRTLEEIAAAAGPARWFQLYLHPDPAHTLDLLARAEAAGYQAIVLTVDASLQLASRSALAAGFVLPRECVAANLARYPQACAPALPEGASRIFQGAMRHAPTWDSLQWLLAHTRLPVWVKGVLHPEDALLLKQAGAAGIVVSNHGGRGLDGSPASLSMLPAVRAAVGADYPVLFDGGVRSGADAFKALALGANAVLLGRLQLYALAVAGALGVAHMLQLLTEELQATMALAGCARLCEITPDSLIPTYPC, encoded by the coding sequence ATGAGCACCCCACCCGCACCCGAGCGGATACCGCCCGGCATTGCCAACGCGCTGGACTACGAACGTCTGGCCGCCCAGGCCTTGCCGGCGGGCCACCTGGCCTACATTGCCGGCGGCAGCGGCGAAGACCTCACGGTCAGCGCCAACCGCGCCGCCTTCGGGCGCTGGGCCATCCTGCCACGGGTGCTGCGCGACGTGCGCGCCGGCCACACCCGGCTCGCGCTCAACGGTGCCACCCTGCCCCACCCTTTTGTGCTGGCGCCCGTGGCCCACGGCCTGCTGGCCCACCCGCAGGCCGAACTGGCGAGTGCGCGCGCGGCGCAGGCCACGGGCGCCTGCATCGTGCCCAGCACCTTGAGCTCGCGCACGCTGGAAGAGATTGCCGCAGCCGCCGGCCCCGCACGCTGGTTTCAGCTTTATCTGCATCCCGACCCGGCCCATACCCTGGACCTGCTTGCCCGCGCCGAGGCCGCTGGCTACCAGGCCATCGTGCTGACGGTGGACGCCAGTCTGCAACTGGCCAGCCGCAGCGCGCTGGCCGCAGGCTTCGTGCTGCCGCGCGAATGCGTGGCGGCCAACCTCGCGCGCTATCCGCAGGCCTGCGCCCCCGCCTTGCCCGAGGGCGCAAGCCGCATCTTTCAGGGTGCCATGCGCCATGCACCCACCTGGGACAGCCTGCAGTGGCTGCTGGCGCACACCCGGCTGCCGGTGTGGGTCAAGGGCGTGCTGCACCCCGAAGACGCCTTGCTGCTCAAGCAGGCCGGCGCCGCCGGCATCGTGGTGTCCAACCACGGCGGACGCGGCCTGGACGGCAGCCCTGCGAGCCTGAGCATGCTGCCCGCCGTACGTGCTGCCGTCGGAGCGGATTACCCGGTGTTGTTCGACGGCGGCGTGCGCAGCGGCGCCGACGCCTTCAAGGCCCTGGCCCTGGGTGCCAACGCCGTGCTGCTCGGGCGGCTGCAGCTTTACGCCCTGGCCGTGGCCGGCGCGCTGGGCGTGGCCCACATGCTGCAGCTCTTGACCGAAGAACTGCAAGCCACCATGGCGCTGGCCGGATGTGCGCGGCTTTGCGAGATTACCCCCGACTCCCTGATCCCGACCTACCCATGCTGA
- a CDS encoding triacylglycerol lipase has product MRIARWLQLALVLQALLCAAVLTWAARRGAFALVLTLVCLPLWLRLPLTVQFVLAARAACRGASRPTAGDWLRAWWHEGQWAARVFGWWQPWREQALPDCLQPSHPGRGMVLVHGFGCNRAFWTPWLRRLRREGRACVAVNLQPPLADIDRYAAAIDLAVREVSAASGCAPLVVAHSMGGLAVRAWLHANPGADARIYRVVTLGTPHHGTPAARWGLGANARQMRPASAWLQTLAASETAPRRALFICWQSDCDNVVYPLGTALLGGGEAHTVRGVGHVQLAFEPRVVQACFGLLRP; this is encoded by the coding sequence ATGAGGATCGCGCGCTGGCTGCAGCTCGCGCTGGTGCTGCAGGCCTTGCTGTGCGCGGCGGTGCTGACCTGGGCCGCGCGTCGCGGCGCGTTTGCGCTGGTGCTCACCCTGGTCTGCCTGCCGCTGTGGCTGCGCCTGCCGCTGACAGTGCAGTTCGTGCTGGCTGCCCGGGCTGCGTGCCGGGGTGCGTCGCGCCCGACGGCTGGCGACTGGCTGCGCGCCTGGTGGCACGAAGGGCAGTGGGCAGCGCGGGTGTTCGGCTGGTGGCAGCCCTGGCGCGAGCAGGCACTGCCCGATTGCCTGCAACCCTCGCACCCCGGGCGCGGCATGGTGCTGGTACACGGCTTTGGCTGCAACCGCGCCTTCTGGACCCCCTGGCTGCGCCGCCTGCGCCGCGAGGGCCGCGCCTGCGTCGCGGTGAACCTGCAGCCGCCGCTGGCCGACATCGACCGCTACGCCGCCGCCATCGATCTGGCAGTGCGCGAGGTAAGCGCTGCCAGCGGCTGCGCGCCGCTGGTGGTCGCGCACAGCATGGGCGGCCTTGCGGTGCGCGCCTGGCTGCACGCGAACCCCGGCGCCGACGCGCGCATCTACCGCGTGGTGACGCTGGGCACCCCGCACCACGGTACCCCTGCCGCCCGCTGGGGCCTGGGCGCAAACGCCCGCCAGATGCGCCCGGCGAGCGCCTGGCTGCAAACCCTCGCCGCGAGCGAAACCGCACCGCGCCGTGCGCTCTTCATCTGCTGGCAAAGCGATTGCGACAACGTGGTGTACCCGCTGGGCACCGCCCTGCTTGGGGGAGGCGAGGCGCATACGGTCAGGGGCGTGGGGCACGTGCAACTGGCATTTGAGCCGCGGGTGGTGCAGGCGTGTTTTGGCTTGCTGCGGCCCTGA
- a CDS encoding DUF3617 family protein encodes MQFFRSCAAVCVVLMAFQAGGAHAASAAQKKAQAPEPLPVRQPGLWEVTVRSDDLQLRRRGQAKAQPQTVRMCTDAEAEPVMLFAIVPGQENCRQVTTNRRSAEAGGGWDIHSVCFVHDNQVEMRMQLTGDLRTAYQGSFNVTFRDTPMNNTGRMLFEGHRLGACLAQQRAGDMVLPNGITVNVVDDRRHAEAHGEHGH; translated from the coding sequence ATGCAATTTTTCCGATCCTGTGCCGCAGTGTGCGTGGTGCTGATGGCGTTTCAAGCCGGCGGCGCGCATGCGGCGTCTGCTGCCCAAAAGAAGGCGCAAGCACCCGAGCCCTTGCCTGTGCGCCAGCCCGGTCTGTGGGAAGTGACAGTGCGCAGTGACGATCTGCAGCTCAGGCGCCGGGGCCAAGCCAAGGCGCAGCCGCAGACGGTGCGCATGTGTACCGATGCCGAGGCCGAGCCGGTGATGCTGTTTGCCATCGTGCCAGGGCAGGAGAACTGCCGCCAAGTCACGACCAACCGCCGCAGTGCCGAGGCGGGGGGAGGTTGGGACATCCACAGCGTCTGCTTCGTGCACGACAACCAGGTGGAGATGCGGATGCAACTGACCGGTGATTTGCGCACGGCCTATCAGGGGTCGTTCAATGTCACCTTCCGCGATACGCCCATGAACAATACCGGTCGCATGTTGTTTGAAGGCCACAGATTGGGTGCTTGCCTGGCGCAGCAGCGCGCGGGGGACATGGTGCTGCCCAACGGCATCACGGTGAACGTGGTGGACGATCGCCGCCACGCCGAAGCGCACGGCGAGCATGGGCATTGA